The following coding sequences lie in one Arachis hypogaea cultivar Tifrunner chromosome 9, arahy.Tifrunner.gnm2.J5K5, whole genome shotgun sequence genomic window:
- the LOC112709760 gene encoding plasma membrane ATPase-like, translating to MLVEIIVMYPIQHRPYRSGIDNLLVLLIGGIPIAMPTVLSVTMAIGSHRLSEQGAITKRMTAIEEMAGMDVLCSDKTGTLTLNKLTVDKNLIETFAKDVDKDTVLLLGARASRVENQDAIDACIVGMLGDPKEARDGITEVHFLPFNPVDKRTAITYIDADGNWHRVSKGSPEQIISLCNLRGDVKNKAHSIIDGFADRGLRSLAIARQVMPEKTKESAGGPWQFVGLLPLFDPPRHDSADTIHTALQLGVNVKMITGDQLAIGKETARRLGMGSNMYPSSSLLGNDQDGTLGGIPVDDLIEQADGFAGVFPEHKYEIVRRLQERKHICGMTGDGVNDAPALKKADIGIAVADATDAAQSASDIVLTEPGLSVIVSAVLTSRSIFQRMKNYTIYAVSITIRIVLGFMLLALIWKFDFSPFMVLVIAILNDGTIMTISKDRVKPSPTPDSWKLNEIFTTGIVLGTYLAVTTVFFFWAIYATDFVSNHFGVKSIRGSETELTSAVYLQVSIISQALIFVTRSRNWSYVERPGLLLLTAFIIAQLVATLLAVYANLGFAKIKGIGWGWAGVIWLYSLIIYIPLDILKFIIRYSLSGKAWNNITENRVAFSSKKGYGKEEREAQWAREERTRHNLNPPEAADILNTGNDYRELTEIAEQAKKRAEIARLRELHTLKGHVESVVRLKGLDIETMNQNYTV from the exons TGGCATTCCCATTGCCATGCCAACAGTCTTGTCAGTTACAATGGCTATTGGTTCCCATAGGTTGTCTGAACAAGGTGCCATCACTAAGAGGATGACAGCCATTGAAGAAATGGCTGGAATGGATGTTCTATGCAGTGACAAGACTGGCACCTTAACACTCAACAAGCTCACTGTCGACAAAAATTTGATCGAG ACTTTTGCAAAAGATGTGGACAAAGACACTGTACTTTTGCTTGGAGCTAGAGCATCAAGGGTAGAGAACCAAGATGCTATCGATGCTTGCATTGTTGGAATGTTAGGTGATCCAAAAGAG GCAAGAGATGGCATTACAGAGGTTCATTTCTTGCCCTTCAATCCAGTGGACAAGCGCACGGCCATAACATACATCGATGCCGACGGTAACTGGCACCGAGTAAGCAAAGGTTCGCCGGAGcag ATTATATCTCTTTGTAATCTGAGGGGAGATGTGAAGAACAAAGCTCATTCCATCATTGATGGTTTTGCTGACAGAGGCCTCCGTTCACTTGCTATTGCTAGACAAGTAA TGCCAGAGAAGACCAAAGAGAGTGCAGGAGGCCCATGGCAATTCGTAGGCCTCCTGCCTCTCTTTGATCCGCCTAGGCATGACAGTGCGGATACCATCCACACGGCTCTTCAACTCGGAGTCAATGTCAAGATGATCACAGGTGATCAGCTAGCTATTGGCAAGGAGACGGCTCGCCGCCTCGGCATGGGAAGTAATATGTACCCTTCTTCCTCCCTCCTTGGCAATGACCAGGATGGTACCTTAGGTGGAATTCCGGTTGATGATCTTATCGAGCAAGCTGACGGCTTTGCCGGTGTTTTCCCAG AGCATAAATATGAAATTGTAAGGAGACTTCAAGAAAGGAAGCACATATGTGGAATGACCGGAGATGGTGTCAACGATGCACCAGCACTTAAGAAGGCAGACATTGGAATTGCAGTGGCGGATGCGACCGACGCGGCGCAAAGCGCGTCGGACATAGTCTTGACAGAGCCTGGTTTAAGCGTGATTGTAAGCGCAGTCTTGACAAGCCGGTCTATTTTCCAGAGGATGAAGAACTACACAATTTATGCTGTTTCCATAACAATTCGGATTGTCTTGGGATTCATGCTTCTTGCTCTTATTTGGAAGTTTGATTTCTCACCCTTCATGGTTTTGGTCATTGCCATACTCAATGATGGAACTATCATGACCATTTCCAAGGATAGGGTGAAACCATCTCCTACTCCAGATTCATGGAAGCTAAATGAGATTTTCACAACCGGAATTGTTCTTGGAACCTACCTCGCCGTCACCACAGTCTTCTTCTTTTGGGCTATCTATGCAACCGATTTCGTCTcg AACCATTTCGGCGTAAAATCGATCCGAGGTAGCGAAACAGAGCTCACATCAGCTGTTTATCTTCAAGTGAGTATTATAAGTCAGGCTCTCATCTTTGTTACCAGATCAAGGAACTGGTCTTATGTTGAAAGGCCTGGCTTGTTGCTTCTCACAGCATTTATCATAGCACAATTG GTTGCAACATTGTTGGCTGTGTATGCAAACCTTGGCTTTGCAAAAATCAAAGGAATTGGATGGGGTTGGGCTGGTGTCATTTGGCTCTACAGTCTCATTATTTATATCCCATTGGATATTCTTAAATTCATCATCCGTTATTCCTTAAGTGGCAAGGCATGGAACAATATTACTGAAAATAGG GTTGCTTTCTCATCAAAGAAAGGTTATGGAAAGGAAGAGCGCGAAGCGCAATGGGCTCGTGAAGAACGCACCAGACATAACCTAAATCCACCTGAAGCCGCAGATATATTGAACACAGGAAATGATTATAGGGAATTGACTGAAATCGCAGAACAAGCTAAAAAACGTGCCGAAATTGCAAG ATTAAGGGAGCTTCACACATTGAAGGGGCATGTTGAGTCTGTTGTAAGGCTCAAGGGACTTGACATTGAGACAATGAATCAAAATTACACTGTTTGA